One window of bacterium genomic DNA carries:
- the obgE gene encoding GTPase ObgE yields the protein MFVDSAKIYVEAGRGGSGCVSFRREKFVPKGGPDGGDGGAGGNIILEVDKDMRTLLDFQIRRHFRAERGEHGKGANKTGRSGKDVTIRVPPGTVVRHAESGEMLADMVSAGERLVVARGGRGGWGNARYVSATHQSPREWEPGELGESLWLTLELKLLAEVGLVGLPNAGKSTLLSRISAARPKIADYPFTTLTPNLGVVRYREQQSFVVADIPGLIAGAHQGKGLGIEFLRHIERTRVLVILIEAIAEDMKSTYETLLAELAGYDRALLDKPRLLVVTKIDLVPQENPGEAFLQQLPFPCCRISAVTGEGLPELLDLMWAAMQPQPASRPTVD from the coding sequence ATGTTCGTTGATTCCGCAAAAATTTATGTTGAAGCCGGCCGCGGTGGCAGCGGCTGCGTGAGTTTTCGGCGTGAAAAGTTTGTGCCCAAAGGCGGCCCGGATGGCGGCGACGGCGGCGCGGGCGGCAATATCATTCTGGAAGTCGACAAAGACATGCGCACGCTGCTGGATTTTCAGATTCGCCGGCATTTCCGCGCGGAGCGTGGCGAGCACGGCAAAGGTGCCAACAAAACCGGCCGCAGCGGCAAGGACGTGACGATTCGCGTGCCGCCGGGAACCGTGGTGCGCCATGCCGAGAGCGGCGAAATGCTCGCCGACATGGTGAGTGCCGGCGAACGGCTGGTGGTGGCGCGCGGCGGCCGCGGCGGCTGGGGCAATGCCCGCTATGTCTCTGCGACGCATCAATCACCGCGCGAATGGGAACCGGGCGAGCTGGGCGAAAGCCTGTGGCTCACTTTGGAGTTGAAGCTGCTGGCAGAGGTGGGATTGGTGGGGCTGCCCAATGCGGGCAAATCCACCCTGCTTTCCCGCATCTCGGCAGCGCGCCCAAAGATCGCCGACTATCCTTTCACCACATTGACGCCGAATTTGGGGGTGGTGCGCTATCGCGAGCAGCAGAGCTTTGTGGTGGCGGACATTCCCGGCCTGATCGCCGGCGCGCATCAAGGCAAGGGCCTCGGCATCGAGTTTCTGCGCCACATCGAGCGCACGCGCGTGCTGGTGATCTTGATCGAAGCCATCGCCGAGGACATGAAATCAACCTATGAAACGCTGCTGGCGGAACTGGCAGGATACGATCGCGCCCTGCTCGACAAGCCGCGCCTCCTCGTGGTCACGAAAATCGATCTCGTCCCGCAGGAAAATCCCGGCGAGGCTTTTTTGCAGCAATTGCCTTTTCCCTGCTGCCGCATTTCTGCCGTGACGGGCGAAGGCTTGCCGGAGTTGCTCGACTTGATGTGGGCCGCAATGCAACCGCAGCCGGCGAGCAGGCCAACGGTTGACTGA
- a CDS encoding YtxH domain-containing protein — MSENRGFLKGLLAGGLIGAALALLYAPKTGRETREDLKRKSRELYDDADAYLGDMKERAAKIVDEGKQQAELLRQQADAKLREARAKADQLIAMGKQKVNTLSGEAESRLADVKAQAQNIIDEGKKRFGRKDKPGSETGAAGEENLS, encoded by the coding sequence ATGTCTGAGAATCGTGGCTTTTTGAAAGGCCTGCTCGCCGGCGGCCTGATCGGCGCGGCGCTGGCATTGCTTTATGCTCCCAAGACCGGCCGGGAGACGCGGGAGGATTTGAAGCGCAAATCACGCGAGCTGTATGATGACGCCGATGCCTATTTGGGTGACATGAAGGAACGCGCCGCCAAGATCGTTGACGAGGGCAAGCAGCAGGCGGAGTTGCTGCGCCAGCAGGCGGACGCCAAATTGCGCGAAGCCCGCGCCAAGGCGGACCAATTGATTGCGATGGGCAAACAAAAAGTCAACACGCTTTCCGGCGAAGCCGAAAGCCGTTTGGCGGACGTGAAGGCGCAGGCGCAAAACATCATCGACGAGGGCAAGAAGCGCTTCGGCCGCAAAGACAAACCCGGCAGCGAGACCGGCGCCGCCGGCGAGGAAAATCTGAGTTGA
- a CDS encoding 3'(2'),5'-bisphosphate nucleotidase CysQ: MQASEMDRRLQTVREIAVAAGAAALQYYDGKVEIEWKSAGNPVTAADHAANEIILAQLRRHFPGEAVLSEEAQDDMSRLGRELIWVVDPLDGTKEFIARNGEFSIMIGMVAAGRPALGVVYQPATTKVYFGAPGLGAWLATPGGMQTLRVSDRSDTTRWRMVASRSHFDPRVERVRQRLGIHEMRHSGSVGLKCGLIAAGECEVYIHPSSKVNMWDSCGPAAILTAAGGMMTDMRGEALSYSAVEVRHRQGLVATHGRLHDQVIAAIQSENVTTD; encoded by the coding sequence ATGCAAGCATCGGAGATGGATCGCCGGTTGCAGACCGTGCGCGAGATCGCGGTCGCAGCCGGCGCAGCGGCGCTGCAGTATTACGATGGCAAAGTCGAAATCGAATGGAAGTCGGCCGGCAATCCCGTGACCGCGGCGGATCATGCCGCGAATGAAATCATTCTTGCCCAACTGCGCCGGCATTTTCCCGGCGAAGCCGTGCTTTCGGAAGAAGCGCAAGACGACATGAGCCGGCTGGGCCGGGAGTTGATCTGGGTGGTGGATCCGCTCGACGGCACCAAGGAGTTCATCGCGCGCAACGGCGAGTTTTCGATCATGATCGGCATGGTGGCGGCGGGCCGGCCGGCGCTGGGTGTCGTGTATCAACCCGCCACCACGAAAGTCTACTTCGGCGCGCCGGGGTTGGGCGCCTGGCTCGCCACGCCGGGCGGTATGCAAACGCTGCGCGTCTCCGACCGCAGCGACACCACCCGCTGGCGCATGGTGGCCAGCCGCTCGCATTTCGATCCGCGCGTCGAGCGCGTGCGCCAGCGGCTGGGCATTCACGAGATGCGGCATTCCGGCAGCGTGGGTTTGAAATGCGGCTTGATTGCCGCCGGCGAGTGTGAAGTCTACATTCACCCGAGTTCCAAAGTCAACATGTGGGACAGTTGCGGTCCGGCGGCGATTCTCACCGCGGCCGGCGGGATGATGACCGACATGCGCGGGGAGGCGTTGAGCTACTCCGCCGTCGAGGTTCGCCATCGCCAAGGTTTGGTGGCGACGCATGGCCGGCTGCACGACCAGGTCATTGCAGCGATTCAGAGCGAGAATGTCACCACAGATTGA
- a CDS encoding polymer-forming cytoskeletal protein produces MMLGKKEMEDFDKGGDLNTIIGKGSIVEGSIKVQSSLRIDGRVKGDITATDSLVIGKDGEVEGEIRVKNAIIGGRIKGKVFASGKVVLEAKSSFNGEVKASKLVIDEGAIFDGVCSMSEDAKVLALPEGPDGRPRMASPNRPGRPEMNVAHP; encoded by the coding sequence ATGATGTTGGGAAAAAAGGAAATGGAAGATTTCGACAAAGGCGGAGACCTCAATACCATCATCGGCAAAGGCTCCATCGTGGAAGGCTCGATCAAGGTGCAGAGCAGTCTGCGCATTGACGGCCGCGTGAAGGGTGACATCACCGCGACGGATTCGCTGGTGATCGGCAAAGACGGAGAAGTGGAAGGCGAAATCCGGGTGAAGAACGCGATCATCGGCGGCCGGATCAAGGGCAAAGTCTTCGCCAGCGGCAAAGTGGTGCTGGAGGCAAAATCCTCCTTCAACGGCGAAGTCAAAGCCTCCAAGCTGGTCATCGATGAAGGCGCCATTTTTGACGGCGTGTGCTCGATGAGCGAGGATGCCAAAGTGCTGGCCCTGCCCGAAGGTCCCGATGGCCGGCCGCGCATGGCCTCGCCCAACCGGCCGGGCCGCCCGGAGATGAATGTCGCCCATCCTTGA
- a CDS encoding translocation/assembly module TamB, with translation MKILLWLLGVLLLLVVAAAAFTQTQRFRDWLRDQIVELSRQKLNGRLTLGRLEGNLISHFEIFDVVIERERETVLRVPRIEFGFSAAELWDRRVLINQLIIERPAIFLRQRPDSSWNVQNLIVTDTTAIWPVVLPVIRIREAALTVAPLDTANFFFRRRVQKLNAGLLVEYRTAQTVVEVRNLAFELSDFPLAVHNLQAHLVQTAESVRIDDLRLAVGASQLAGNLFVRDFARPLYRVQLSAAPLQLEEVRAFVPALPASGPVDLRLSVVGSRDSVLADFDFKHESGEGRLVAYARRDSARVPFDLSADLRHADLAGLLAGRGPRSDLNLSLRLHGDRLSLDSLNASLALQADSSRLGDHLISSLSLEGTARNGQAEANLFIQTPVGEVSGQGRLEDWAGAQRFAVNLAAQRLNLAAFTFDTTLVSNLNFTASLQGARLHLDSLSASGTLTLSPSQMLGIDLAAATAQFQSRAGEMVLDTLRLQTEAGHFEVEGRFNRRRIHLLHFVAKPGGLELVRRFLAVDTLRAHGVIGGTVQGRFDSLLVHGGFRLSQVQFNTIAAKSLAGEFNFEQAGGGGAVQATGRALRLATTALDSAKLSATFDARAADFAAEVWYDPASSGVLSGRYVFGDTARLVVRQAQIDFHDRTWEAGGDSMWIELAPETFFFHNLALRSGPEHFVLAGRLSLVGAESLRVSLSNLDLSRYARLFGSNDEVHGMLDIETLVRGTAQAPRLDGHFLINNGRISEFTYQSWAGTFDYQDEKLEWTFGLQQRSADSLTGEGFVPLRLALDGSPVQFYRDRPLRLQADAQKLDLSFLQAFTRTVQNVRGTLACDVEILGSFAQMRPGGTIRVFDGAFRLPQNRTAYHDLRLTMSLQPEEVALPFFEVMSDKGKLNASGTLRLNEHGGVASLAGFVLAQDFPLANTRDLELRIDSDTTRFQGDANGLRYAGAVTIDRAIYYLRGIQSGRVLQIDAAELQPQQQAPPANTDDGAWARLLDKIRGELKIRMPRNTWVRGPGINLELNGELDLVQEGGDYLLYGAIDIVRGTYELYGKKFTVRNGKLIFQGDYTTAVQIDLLASYVFRQGKEKHEMFVKITGALANPQIAFSLDNDDKAIEQKDAISYILFNVPAQGSGIDLTSTASGVVSGLVSQQLSKSLGESLKLDVIEFGSGEELTPGSVLVGKYLTNELFVSVSQDFSSFNSAEALRVTLELEVLRQFFLQATRGGKDEKDTGFDVIWKKEW, from the coding sequence ATGAAAATCCTGCTTTGGCTGCTGGGCGTGCTGCTGCTGCTCGTCGTCGCTGCGGCCGCGTTCACCCAAACTCAGCGCTTTCGCGACTGGCTGCGCGACCAGATCGTCGAGCTGTCCCGGCAAAAGCTGAACGGCCGCCTGACCCTGGGGCGCCTCGAAGGCAACTTGATCTCGCATTTCGAGATTTTCGATGTGGTGATCGAGCGTGAGCGCGAAACCGTGCTGCGCGTGCCCAGAATCGAATTCGGCTTTTCCGCCGCCGAGTTGTGGGACCGCCGGGTCTTGATCAATCAACTCATCATCGAGCGGCCGGCGATTTTTCTGCGGCAGCGGCCCGACAGCAGTTGGAACGTGCAGAATTTGATCGTCACCGACACCACCGCGATTTGGCCGGTGGTGCTGCCGGTTATTCGTATTCGCGAAGCCGCGCTGACCGTGGCGCCGCTGGACACCGCCAACTTCTTCTTCCGGCGCCGCGTGCAGAAGCTCAATGCCGGTTTGCTGGTGGAATACCGTACCGCGCAAACCGTCGTGGAAGTGCGCAATCTCGCCTTTGAACTCAGCGATTTTCCGCTCGCCGTGCACAATCTGCAAGCGCATCTCGTGCAGACCGCCGAGTCGGTTCGGATTGACGATCTCCGCCTCGCCGTGGGCGCCTCGCAGTTGGCCGGCAATCTCTTTGTGCGTGATTTTGCGCGGCCGCTCTATCGCGTGCAGCTTTCGGCCGCGCCGCTGCAACTGGAAGAGGTCCGCGCTTTCGTGCCGGCCCTGCCGGCCAGCGGGCCGGTTGACTTGCGGCTGAGTGTCGTGGGCAGCCGCGACAGCGTGCTCGCTGATTTCGATTTCAAACATGAATCCGGCGAGGGCCGTTTGGTGGCTTATGCCCGCCGCGATTCTGCGCGCGTTCCCTTCGATCTTTCCGCTGATCTGCGCCATGCCGATCTCGCCGGATTGCTGGCCGGCCGCGGGCCGCGCTCTGATCTCAATCTTTCCCTGCGCCTGCACGGCGACCGGCTGAGTCTTGACAGCCTGAATGCGAGTCTGGCGCTCCAGGCCGATTCCTCGCGCTTGGGCGATCATCTCATTTCCTCCCTCAGCCTGGAGGGCACGGCGCGCAACGGGCAGGCGGAGGCAAATCTGTTCATTCAAACCCCGGTGGGCGAAGTCAGTGGGCAGGGCCGCCTCGAAGACTGGGCCGGCGCCCAACGCTTTGCTGTGAACCTGGCGGCGCAGCGGCTGAATCTGGCGGCCTTCACATTCGACACCACGCTGGTGTCGAATTTGAACTTCACGGCGAGCTTGCAAGGCGCGCGCTTGCATCTCGATTCGCTCAGCGCCAGCGGCACGCTTACGCTGTCGCCCTCGCAGATGCTCGGCATCGACCTCGCCGCGGCCACCGCACAATTTCAGAGCCGCGCCGGCGAAATGGTGCTGGACACGTTGCGGCTGCAAACGGAAGCCGGCCACTTCGAAGTGGAGGGCAGGTTCAATCGCCGCCGCATTCATCTGCTGCACTTCGTGGCCAAGCCGGGCGGACTGGAGTTGGTGCGCCGTTTTCTGGCCGTGGACACTTTGCGCGCCCACGGTGTGATCGGCGGCACGGTGCAGGGCCGGTTTGATTCTTTGCTGGTGCATGGCGGTTTTCGTTTGTCGCAAGTGCAGTTCAACACCATTGCCGCAAAATCGCTCGCCGGCGAATTCAACTTTGAGCAAGCCGGCGGCGGCGGCGCGGTGCAGGCCACCGGCCGCGCGTTGCGTCTGGCAACGACGGCACTGGATTCGGCGAAACTCAGCGCCACCTTTGATGCGCGCGCCGCTGATTTTGCCGCCGAGGTGTGGTACGATCCCGCCAGCAGCGGCGTGCTGAGCGGTCGCTATGTTTTCGGCGATACCGCGCGGCTGGTCGTGCGCCAGGCGCAAATCGACTTTCATGACCGCACGTGGGAAGCCGGCGGCGACAGCATGTGGATCGAGCTTGCGCCCGAGACGTTTTTCTTTCACAATCTCGCGTTGCGTTCCGGGCCGGAGCACTTCGTGCTCGCCGGCCGGTTGAGTCTCGTCGGCGCGGAGAGTCTGCGCGTGAGCCTGTCGAATTTGGATCTGTCACGCTACGCCCGGCTCTTCGGCAGCAACGATGAGGTACACGGCATGCTGGACATCGAGACGCTGGTGCGCGGCACGGCGCAGGCACCACGCCTGGACGGCCACTTCCTGATCAACAATGGCCGGATTTCGGAATTCACCTATCAGAGCTGGGCCGGCACCTTCGATTATCAGGATGAAAAACTGGAGTGGACTTTCGGGTTGCAGCAGCGCAGCGCGGATTCACTCACCGGCGAGGGCTTTGTGCCTCTGCGCCTGGCGCTGGACGGCTCACCGGTGCAATTCTACCGAGACCGGCCCCTGCGCCTGCAAGCCGATGCGCAAAAGCTGGATCTTTCCTTTCTGCAGGCCTTCACCCGCACGGTGCAGAACGTGCGCGGCACGCTGGCCTGCGACGTCGAGATTTTGGGATCGTTTGCGCAAATGCGGCCCGGCGGCACGATTCGCGTTTTCGACGGCGCCTTCCGGCTGCCGCAGAATCGCACGGCCTATCACGATTTGCGTTTGACCATGAGCCTGCAGCCGGAGGAGGTTGCGCTGCCCTTTTTCGAGGTGATGAGTGACAAGGGAAAACTCAATGCCAGCGGCACGCTGCGGCTGAATGAGCATGGCGGAGTCGCCAGCCTCGCAGGGTTTGTGCTGGCACAAGATTTCCCGCTCGCCAACACCCGCGATCTGGAGCTGCGGATCGACAGCGACACCACCCGTTTCCAGGGCGATGCCAACGGCCTGCGCTACGCCGGCGCCGTGACCATCGACCGCGCCATCTACTATTTGCGCGGCATTCAGAGCGGCCGCGTTTTGCAGATCGACGCAGCGGAATTGCAGCCTCAACAGCAGGCGCCGCCGGCGAATACGGACGACGGCGCCTGGGCACGGCTGCTCGACAAGATTCGCGGCGAACTCAAGATTCGCATGCCGCGCAACACCTGGGTGCGCGGCCCCGGCATCAATCTCGAACTCAACGGCGAGCTGGATTTGGTGCAGGAAGGCGGGGATTACTTGCTCTACGGCGCCATCGACATCGTGCGCGGAACCTATGAGCTGTACGGCAAGAAGTTCACCGTGCGCAACGGCAAGCTGATTTTTCAAGGCGACTACACCACCGCCGTGCAAATCGACCTGCTGGCGTCCTACGTTTTTCGACAGGGCAAGGAAAAGCACGAGATGTTCGTCAAAATCACCGGTGCCCTCGCCAATCCGCAGATTGCTTTCTCGCTCGACAATGATGACAAAGCCATTGAGCAAAAGGATGCGATATCGTACATTCTGTTCAACGTGCCGGCGCAAGGCTCCGGCATTGACCTAACCAGCACTGCCAGCGGCGTGGTGTCCGGGCTGGTGTCGCAGCAATTGTCCAAATCGCTGGGTGAAAGCCTGAAGCTGGATGTCATCGAATTCGGCAGCGGCGAGGAATTGACGCCCGGCTCGGTGCTGGTGGGAAAGTATCTCACCAATGAGTTGTTCGTGAGCGTGAGCCAGGATTTCAGCTCGTTCAATTCCGCCGAGGCTTTGCGCGTGACGCTGGAACTGGAAGTGCTGCGGCAATTTTTCCTGCAGGCCACGCGCGGCGGCAAGGACGAAAAGGACACCGGCTTCGACGTGATCTGGAAAAAGGAGTGGTAA
- a CDS encoding M23 family metallopeptidase, whose translation MKKKRQRLISVLLIPDDNAEPYSFRLSWTKAKIIMAVAAVLVLHMILGVVGYVQYAKVSSENAELERSNTRLLEDNKRVYRLSAQLEAMDRDQGKIMSLLGVDNHKSGRATLNASLLPNLAAATESAPDAEIPEPAATVGEGGTEAKGSGRLLMADARESNRFPVNLPTLLPVQGFLSEEFSREVKMPWQTHAGIDIAGKRGSVVVASGGGYVVFAGWHNDLGNLVIIHHGGDLFSYYGHNDRLLVREKSLVKRGDPIALLGSTGRSSGPHLHFEISQGGKSVDPREFLLTLRSGSLP comes from the coding sequence ATGAAGAAAAAACGCCAGCGCCTCATTTCCGTTTTGCTCATTCCAGACGACAATGCCGAGCCGTACAGTTTTCGTCTGAGCTGGACGAAGGCCAAAATCATCATGGCCGTGGCAGCCGTGCTCGTGTTGCACATGATTCTCGGTGTCGTCGGTTACGTTCAATACGCCAAAGTCAGCAGTGAGAACGCCGAGCTGGAGCGCTCGAATACGCGTCTGCTCGAGGACAACAAGCGGGTCTATCGGCTTTCCGCGCAGCTCGAAGCCATGGATCGCGATCAGGGCAAGATCATGAGCCTGCTCGGCGTGGACAATCACAAGAGCGGCCGCGCCACCCTGAACGCCTCGTTGTTGCCGAATCTGGCGGCGGCTACCGAGTCCGCGCCCGACGCCGAAATCCCCGAGCCTGCGGCAACCGTCGGCGAGGGCGGTACCGAAGCCAAAGGCAGCGGCCGCTTGCTCATGGCCGATGCCAGGGAAAGCAACAGGTTCCCGGTCAATCTGCCGACCTTGCTGCCGGTGCAGGGTTTCCTGAGCGAAGAGTTTTCGCGCGAGGTCAAAATGCCCTGGCAGACGCACGCCGGCATCGACATCGCCGGCAAGCGCGGCTCGGTGGTGGTGGCTTCGGGGGGCGGTTACGTCGTCTTCGCCGGCTGGCACAATGACCTCGGCAATCTCGTGATCATTCACCACGGCGGTGATTTGTTCTCCTATTATGGCCACAACGACCGCCTGTTGGTGCGCGAGAAGAGCCTGGTGAAACGCGGTGATCCCATTGCGTTGCTCGGCAGCACCGGCCGCAGCTCGGGACCCCATCTGCATTTCGAAATTTCGCAGGGCGGAAAATCCGTGGATCCGCGGGAATTCCTCCTGACTCTTCGGTCGGGCTCCCTGCCATAA
- the dprA gene encoding DNA-processing protein DprA, with protein sequence MVETQELEALIQLLAVPGIGPARVRALVGHFRSGAAVLQATQRELCRVSGIDQTLAQSLLASRNPEFARQQLALMQRRQYTIVTFWDEAYPARLKHISDAPVLLHVQGSLRPVAHNAVAIVGTRSPTSYGKLATEKIVAGLVARGITIVSGLARGIDTVAHRTVLQNGGRTVAVLGSGLDVVYPAENRGLLEGIAGSGAAISEFPFGTKPDAVNFPRRNRIISGLSLGVVVIEAGRESGALITANFALEQGREVFALPGNIFSAKSAGPHQLIREGARLVESAEEIVEELQGQLDLFTGGADEHPLPPDLQESDAAVFNLLSHEPLHIDILTRKLARPSAQVMAILLDLELRGLIKQLPGKFFVRA encoded by the coding sequence ATGGTGGAAACACAAGAGCTCGAGGCACTCATTCAGTTGCTTGCGGTGCCTGGCATCGGCCCGGCGCGGGTGCGCGCGCTGGTCGGCCATTTCAGATCCGGCGCGGCAGTGTTGCAGGCCACGCAACGCGAGCTGTGTCGAGTTTCGGGCATCGATCAGACGCTGGCGCAAAGCCTGTTGGCGTCGCGCAACCCGGAGTTTGCGCGGCAGCAGCTCGCCCTCATGCAGCGCCGGCAGTACACGATCGTGACATTTTGGGATGAAGCATACCCCGCCCGGCTGAAGCACATCAGTGATGCGCCGGTGCTGTTGCATGTGCAGGGTTCGCTGCGACCGGTGGCCCACAATGCCGTTGCCATTGTGGGCACGCGCTCGCCCACTTCCTACGGCAAACTGGCCACCGAAAAAATCGTGGCCGGCCTGGTGGCCAGAGGGATCACCATCGTGAGCGGCTTGGCGCGCGGCATCGATACCGTCGCGCATCGCACCGTGCTGCAAAACGGCGGGCGTACGGTGGCAGTGTTGGGATCGGGGTTGGACGTTGTCTATCCCGCCGAGAATCGCGGCCTGCTGGAGGGAATCGCCGGCAGCGGCGCGGCGATTTCGGAATTCCCCTTCGGCACCAAGCCTGATGCCGTCAATTTCCCGCGGCGCAACCGTATCATCAGCGGATTGTCACTGGGCGTGGTTGTGATCGAAGCCGGCCGCGAAAGTGGCGCTTTGATCACTGCCAATTTTGCACTGGAGCAGGGCCGGGAAGTTTTCGCGCTGCCGGGTAATATCTTCAGTGCCAAGAGCGCCGGACCGCATCAACTCATTCGCGAGGGCGCGCGGCTGGTGGAAAGCGCCGAGGAGATTGTGGAAGAGTTGCAGGGCCAACTCGATCTGTTCACGGGCGGTGCAGATGAACATCCGTTGCCGCCGGATTTGCAGGAGTCTGACGCGGCAGTTTTCAATTTGCTTTCGCATGAGCCGCTTCACATCGATATTTTAACAAGAAAGTTGGCTCGGCCTTCTGCGCAAGTGATGGCGATTTTGCTAGATTTAGAATTGCGCGGCCTCATCAAACAACTGCCGGGCAAATTTTTTGTCAGAGCTTGA
- a CDS encoding BamA/TamA family outer membrane protein gives MSCKPRLPDRGGALAPWRKASAWWFLALLCLGVHGVARAQDDYRITAFELEGVRQVSEDELREALATKGPSWLSRLLPGGEEPLFNSYEFQLDLLRIPKFYRLHGFYRAQVVDHQLAANDRDREIRIRVRIAENEPLHLTRVTLMPKDSSNLTHLWPSLPQELGLQPGDHVNEARVRLARQALFNRFADQGYPFAAIEPELVLSSDERTAELLFHIDPGRWQRFGAVEIDGLHFYPGRVVRKELTFKEGERFNQRKLMESQQRIYLLELFQSVQIRALPAADSQDVLPVGIRVKEAPRRTLKLGAGWGTEDKLRAAVNWRRRNFLGDARRLQAEVKHSDLEPLRVQLTLFQPHMPDAPTSLQLSPYFWRQRERSQGRTVFSLRLLGSEFLVQRRLGAFSNGYLRYRAERAEIESALGITSRSGRSALTLGLSRNNSEPLFSPKRGSFRSLEIRWGNLFFDRKPYWRATLDLRRYLPLAAGTVLALHGVIGSLHLPATMTDADVPDELYYAGGSSSVRGWRRLELGPRTANGIVAGGRSLVEGSAELRLQVWKDWGLVWFLDAGNVKRASAAFPLNELHYASGWGVRYNTPIGPGRLDFAWKLNKQRFDEKRFEFHLSVGQAF, from the coding sequence ATGTCATGCAAACCCAGGCTGCCCGACCGCGGCGGCGCACTCGCACCCTGGCGCAAAGCCTCCGCTTGGTGGTTCCTGGCCTTGCTTTGTTTGGGAGTGCACGGCGTCGCCCGGGCGCAGGATGACTATCGCATCACCGCCTTCGAGCTGGAGGGCGTGCGCCAGGTTTCAGAAGACGAATTGCGCGAAGCGTTGGCCACCAAAGGCCCTTCCTGGCTCAGCCGGCTGTTGCCCGGCGGCGAGGAGCCGCTGTTCAACAGTTACGAATTCCAGCTCGATCTGCTGCGCATCCCCAAATTCTACCGCTTGCACGGCTTCTATCGTGCGCAGGTCGTCGATCATCAGCTCGCAGCGAATGACCGCGACCGGGAGATTCGCATTCGGGTGCGCATTGCAGAAAACGAGCCGCTGCATTTGACCCGCGTCACGCTGATGCCGAAAGACTCCAGCAATCTCACCCATCTCTGGCCCAGCCTGCCGCAGGAACTGGGTTTGCAACCCGGCGATCACGTCAACGAAGCCAGGGTGCGGCTCGCGCGCCAGGCCTTGTTCAATCGCTTCGCCGATCAAGGCTATCCTTTTGCGGCCATCGAGCCCGAGCTGGTGCTGTCTTCGGATGAACGCACGGCCGAGTTGCTTTTTCATATTGATCCCGGCCGCTGGCAGCGCTTCGGCGCGGTGGAGATCGATGGCCTGCATTTCTATCCCGGCCGCGTGGTGCGCAAGGAACTCACCTTCAAAGAGGGCGAGCGCTTCAATCAGCGCAAGCTCATGGAATCGCAGCAGCGCATTTACTTGCTGGAATTGTTCCAGTCCGTGCAGATCCGCGCACTGCCGGCGGCCGACAGTCAGGATGTTCTGCCGGTCGGGATTCGCGTGAAGGAGGCACCGCGCCGCACGCTCAAGCTGGGCGCGGGTTGGGGCACGGAAGACAAGCTGCGCGCCGCGGTGAACTGGCGGCGCCGGAATTTCCTCGGCGACGCGCGCCGGTTGCAGGCGGAAGTGAAACATTCCGACCTCGAACCCTTGCGCGTGCAGCTCACGTTGTTTCAGCCGCACATGCCGGATGCGCCCACCTCGCTGCAGCTCAGCCCTTATTTCTGGCGGCAACGCGAGCGCTCGCAAGGCCGCACGGTTTTCAGCCTGCGGCTGCTGGGTTCGGAGTTTTTGGTGCAGCGCCGGCTGGGCGCGTTCAGCAACGGCTATTTGCGCTATCGCGCCGAGCGGGCCGAAATCGAAAGCGCCCTGGGAATCACCTCGCGCAGCGGCCGTTCCGCTTTGACGCTGGGTCTGTCGCGCAACAACAGCGAGCCTTTATTTTCGCCGAAACGCGGCTCGTTCCGCTCGCTCGAAATCCGCTGGGGCAATCTCTTTTTCGATCGCAAACCCTACTGGCGCGCCACGCTCGATCTGCGCCGTTATCTGCCGCTCGCCGCGGGAACCGTCCTGGCGCTGCACGGTGTGATTGGCAGCCTGCATCTGCCGGCCACCATGACAGATGCCGACGTGCCCGATGAGCTTTACTATGCCGGCGGCAGTTCCTCCGTGCGCGGCTGGCGGCGTCTGGAACTCGGGCCGCGCACCGCGAACGGAATCGTGGCCGGCGGCCGTAGTCTGGTCGAGGGCAGCGCCGAGTTGCGTTTGCAGGTGTGGAAAGACTGGGGCCTGGTCTGGTTCCTGGATGCCGGCAATGTCAAACGCGCCAGCGCAGCTTTTCCCCTGAATGAGCTGCATTACGCCAGCGGCTGGGGGGTGCGTTACAACACCCCGATCGGCCCCGGCCGCCTCGATTTCGCCTGGAAGCTGAACAAACAACGCTTCGATGAGAAGCGTTTTGAATTTCACTTGAGCGTCGGCCAGGCGTTTTGA
- a CDS encoding AtpZ/AtpI family protein, which yields MMSKPDPGAWLKSMPGVVAYLDLGLRFAVSAVLFALLGYWVDSKLSSSPIGLIAGVLFGAVAGFINLYHNVMRLTRQESDGSRKAGQNRSKTAG from the coding sequence ATGATGTCCAAACCTGACCCGGGTGCGTGGTTGAAAAGCATGCCAGGGGTCGTGGCCTATCTCGATCTCGGGTTGCGCTTCGCCGTGTCCGCCGTGCTGTTTGCTTTGCTCGGGTATTGGGTGGATTCGAAGCTGTCGAGTTCGCCGATTGGGCTGATCGCCGGCGTGCTGTTTGGCGCAGTTGCCGGCTTCATCAATCTCTATCACAATGTCATGCGGCTGACGCGCCAGGAATCCGACGGGTCGCGCAAAGCCGGCCAGAACCGATCCAAAACCGCCGGGTGA